The Thermococcus peptonophilus genomic sequence CCAAGGATGAAGCCTTCCTTAAACGTCTCGCGCTTTAGGGCCTTTCTCTCAAAGATAAGGAGCATGAGGAGTGAAGCCAGACCGAAGCGGTAGGCAAGAAAGAGTATCGGCGGAAAATAGTCGAGGCTAACCTTCATGGCCGGAAAAGTGAAGCCCCAGAAGACCGTGACACCCAGGAGTGCAAGTTCGGCTTTTTTCATCGGAAGTCGTCTGATATGGAGCTTAAAAATCTACTCCCCGGGCCCGTTGATGCAGCTCATATTCATAGCCAGGAGCATCTCGACGAAGCCGCTTTCAAGGTTCTCCTTTATCTTCGGGAGCAGCCTGCGGAAGTCCTCTATTGTGAGAGGACTCTTGTCCTTGAGCCACTTTACCTCCCCGTCGTTTTTATCGAGGACAACAACTTCTCCCTCAGTGATTAGAGGGAGGTAGTTCATCTTGACACCGTACATCTCTTCGGCGAAGGCGAGCTTTGCCCTCAACAGTTCAAGGTAGTTAGCGAGTTCTTCTCCGAGAAGCTCCCTTATCTCCCTTCTCATTCTTCCACCGAAAGAGATTGGATGTACACCTTTATTAGGTTATCGGGCAATTTTGGGTAACAGTGTCTTGTTCAGATAGTCGAAAGCTCCATAAAGGGCCGTTGAATACTCCCCTGTAAGGTGGTGCCCATGATGATGAAGCGCTCCTATCACTTCCACGCTTATCAGCCGGGGGACATAGTCTATGTTCACGACGGATCGGGATGGGATCCGATAAAGTACTCCGAGCGGCTCAGTCCGGTTTCGCTGAAAATCCGGGACATCGAGGTCAAGGGGAGGAACTGGACGAGGGCCGTCATAAAGGCCTATGAGTATGCTGGAGAAGTCCTTGGGAGTTTGCCCGAGAAGAGTGTCAGCGTTGATTTTGAGCCGTTTACCCTTTACATGATACTCAGGTACAAGCCCAGGATATACAGCGAAATAGTGGAGCTTCTTGGGAGTCACGTTGAAGCGGTTCCTACGACTCCTTTCCATCCCATAATGCCCCACCTTGGCAGGTTTGATCAGGAGGTTCTCGCGAGGGTCTCCTTTGACTTTTATACCCCTTTTATCGGGAGCTCGGACGTCGTTGGCTACTGGCTTCCTGAGGCCGTCATAACGAGGGAGACGGCGGAGATCATCGCAAAGGCCGCCGGGAGAGAGGTGGTCTTCCTTCTCGATGAGAGACAGTTCGTCGGCCTCAACATTCCCCAGGCAAAGTACTCCTGCAACACCTACCGGGCCGGAGAAAAAACCGCGTACGCCTTTGGGAGGGATCACCAGCTCAGCGACGCGTTTGCCTTCAACACCCTTGACGTAGAGGGGCTTATTCGGGCGGTGGCTGAGGGGAGAGTCGACGTCTTTAAGGAAAAGGAGGGAATCCCCTACCTAGTTCATCTCGCGAGCGACCTTGAGGCCCTCCTGGCCAATCCGCAGCAGCTAGACCGCTTCCTTGGGTGGATGCGGGGGCTTGACGAGAGGGGTGTTGAAGGCGTGAACGCAGTCGAGTTCGTCCGCAGGAAGAAAAAAGGAGAGTACAAAAAGCTCGAAGGGGAGTGCAGTGAGCACTTCAGGATAAACATAAAGGACTACTCCAGCTGGAGCGACTACTACGACCTCAGCGTTGACGGCAGAACCGGCGATATGAGATGGCTCGGAATGAGGCGGGAGGACGGCAAGGGCATAAACCGCCTCTACAAGGGCAAAAAAGTTTCACAGCTCTGGAAGTACGCCTTCACCAAGCTCTTCCGTGAGCTTAACAGGGCCGTCCGCTTTGGGGTTATTGACCTGATCAAAAAGGAAAATCCCGATGCTACTAGGGAGGAGGTCCAGGAGTTCCTTGTTAGATATTCAAGGGTCTTCTTCCGCGAACACTACGAGTACTTCGAGATGGAGACGGGGATCGACTACATCATGGAGCCGATAGACGGCGTTGATCCAACGCTGGCCATGAAGCTTGGCAGAATATACTACCTGATGCTCCTGGCCAACCACTCCTGCCCCCGCTTCTGGGAGAACATAGACACGAGGGTCACCTTCGGCAACGTCGCAGTCATTAGCAAGGCCCTCATAGAGCTGATGGAAGTCTATATGAAGGAGGAACTTGGAGAAAGGGCCAACTTCCTCCTCCTTGAGTACATGAAGCTCCTGGCTTTTCCACAGCTCTACTACGACTACGACCTCTACAAGCTCCCCGGATTGGAGGGCTGGGAAACCACTGAAGAGGCCTGGTTCGAATCACTAAAGAGCGAGGTCCCCAACAGCTCCTACAACGTTGTCACGAGGGCGGCGCTTTACACTGGAAAGGAGGCCCTCCCCGATGAGGTCAAGGACGCCCTGGGGATACTCTACGATTTCGAGGGGGCAGTTGCGGATACAGGGCACATACCCGGTGAGGCGCATGGGCACTGGGAGAACCGGGAGTGGTGCGAGCACAGGGGATAACTTTTTAAGTTTTGCTCCCCTAATTTTATGACGGTGGGTTATGTGGAAGAGCAGGAGTCGAATAAGAAAGTTGAAGATGGGCTGATAGATTGCCTTCAGAGGGGCTTCAGCTGGGAGTTCTGCTCAAAATTGGAGGATGCTCTCAACCGTCTTCAGAATCTGAGGAGTGATAAGAAAAGAAAGACCTTTCTGCTAATCTTACTGTTTAAGGCCGTCCTTCTCTCTGCTCAGGAAGAGGTAAGCCTCGTTCTCTAAAGACCTCGGTACGTAGTCCACGAGCATCTCTGCTGCCCTTATTGTCTCCCTCAGGTTCTTCCCGAGGGCTACCTGGTTCTTCTCAAGCAGTTCCCTAATGACGTCAATGATATTTTCTTTTACCCTCTTCTCCGCGTAGAGCCTCTTGCCAACGAGCCAAACCCTCTCGTTCTTCCTGTAGAAGTCCCGTCCTCGTTCTGTGAAGAACTCCGGCCCGGGATGGATTTTTACCCTTGGCCTATCAATCCTATCGATTTCGAGCATTATGAATGCCTTTTCAGCGCCATACCGTCCAGCGTTCCACCCGAATACTCCAAAGCCCTCCCTCGACAGGGCTTTCTCAAACCCCCTCGCGCTTCTCTCAAGCTGTGGGAAGAGCAGGTCGTCCACCATTTCCGGAACGTCAAAGAGAAGCGTTATTAGGTGAGTCCCCTTTCTCCTCAGCTCCGCCAGATAGTCCCCTCCAGTTTTCCCCGTAGGGAAGAAGAACTCAAGCGATGGCCTCCGCAGAAACTCGTCCGCCTTGAAATAGAACCTTCCGTACTTCTCCCAGCTCAGGTTAGCGGCCACGTTCCTTCTGGGGTCAACGGGGTCTATGACAACGAGAGGCTTGTCCTCTTCAACTTCCCTCTTTACTGTTTTCATCGCTATTTCGGGTTCCCTTTTCAGCCAGCCTGCAGGGTCGATAACCTTCTGCCTCAGTATGAAGTCGGCCTTTTCGAGGACTTCAGCAAAAGAGCCGTACTTTATCACGAGTATCTCCGAGAGGTATCCCGAAAAACCTCGGACGTATATCTCGCTCCCGTAGGCGGCTATTCCTTTAAGGAAGCGTTTGAGCAGTCTAACCTCGTTGTTCTTTCCGTTGATGTTCTCGTTCACCCACTTTGTGTGGAGAATTGAGCGGTCAACGGCGGTTCTCACATCTTTCCAGTCCCTCACGTCGTAGCAGGGAACTAAATCGACTTTAACGCCCCTGTATTTAGCCCTCACGTATGGATGCTCCGCGTAGGCTATTTCGTATTCTCCAAGTGTTTTCCCTATTTCCTTCCCAAGCTCCAGTCCCTTTTCCCTCACTTCTTCAAGAGGTGTGTCGAGCGGGAAGGCGAGAAAGAGATCAACGTCGTGGTCTCCGGCTAGGTAGGTATCCTTGGCGAGGGAGCCGACGAAGTAGGGCTTAACATCAATGCCCAGCTCTTCTGCCTTTTCTCTCGCTATCTCCTCAAGTTCACCCATCAGCTCCCTAACGAAGGCCCTTTCATCTTCGGTTGGCACGATTTTCTGGAGAACTTCGGAAATGACCGCTTCAAGCTTCATCCCCTTTCCTCCGGCTCTTTGAGCTCAAACCTCGCGACTGTCTCGTATATTGGGCCCTTCGGCGTTAGCGTGCTCTTCTTCAGCTCTATTGCCTCGACCTCGAATTCTCCAAAGTCCTCGTTGGCGAGGTCTTTCAGGGCCATGGCAAGCTCGAGCTTGTCCCTGACGAACTTGACCCTGCCAATGGTGATATGAGCGACGAAGTCCTTCTCCTTCTTGAAGCCGAGCCTTCTCATGGCCTTCTCTACATCTTCAGCTATCGCCCTTATCCCCTCGTCGTTCTCTATCCCCGCCCAGATGACCCTAACGTAGTTCGGGTTCGGGAAGACTCCTATACCTTTCACCCTAACGCGGTGCTTCTTGTGCCTCTTTGCTATCTCCGCCAGTGCCCTCTTAACTTCCTCGGCGGTAGTCTCATCTATCTCTCCAAGGAACTTGAGCGTCACATGGAAGTTCTCCCTCTCGACGAACTTTATCTTTGCCGCTTTGTTCCCTATCCTCCCCCGGGCCTTGAGCAGGTTGTCCCTAACCTCGTCGCTGACTTCTATCGCTATGAACGCCCTCATGGTATCACCAAGAAGAGTGGGGGCGGGAGAATAAAAACCTCACTCCCTCACAACAACGGGAAACTCCTCCCAGGGGAAGACGATCCACTTGTCCGTCCTGAAGACGTAGAAGTCCGGAACTACCTTCGTCCAGGGCTTCATGCTGAGGCAGGCGACCTTAACCTCGCTTGCCCCAGCTTTCTTCACTTCCTCGATGACAACTTCGAGGGTCTTTCCGGTGTCGCTGACGTCGTCCACAATAACGACCTTCTTTCCTTCAAGCGAGCCGTGGAGTGGGATGTTTATGACCGGCTTCTCCATTCTCTCATCTATGTCCTTGTAGAACTTGACGTCTATGACCTTCACTTCGAGGTCGCCGAGGATATGGCTGAGCCTCACAGCCGGGATAAGCCCGCCCCTCGCGACTCCAACGATCACATCCGGCATGAAGTTCTTCCTCAGCTCGTCCGCCAGAGCGAATATTGCCCTGTCAACCTGCCACCAGGTGAGGTAAACCTTGTCCATGTCAACACCTCCGAATAGCGCGGGCTTTAACCCTTTGGCCTTAAGGCTTTTGGCTGATGGATAGAAGTAAAAGTCTCGGGCTTAAAAAGTCTCCGTTGGCAGAAAGATGTTAAACATCATATTACAAACAACATTTTGCAAACTATGAGTTTAGGAAAAATTTATATTCGTATTATATAACTTTCCAACGCAAACATAACATGGAGGTGATATCTTGGAGTTGGGACTTCTTGCTACTAAGATTAGTCAGGTAGGGTTGGAGCCAGGCCACGGACCTGATGGGATTCCAATTCCAATATGCATGGCCTGTTGCTTGTTGGGTGGTGGTGGGGTTAATCCCTATTGACGTTTGTTTATTTTTTAACTTAAGAGGGGGTATTGTGATGAGTATAGAAACTTTGGAAAAAGTCTACCCGGTTCCTCGTGAGAGACTCATTATGAGAAGGGATAGCTATGGCGTCGTAGCCATGGTGTATCCATTTGGGGGCACCCTTAGAATATTGCACCCCTCTGAAGCTGTGATAATCGCGCTGTGCGATGGCACAAGAACGATTGGGGACATCATTGATATCGTTTCGAGGATATTTAATATTGACCGCACACGCTCAAGGAACTACGTGGAGCATATATTTAACACGTATAACGAGTATTTCCAATTCTCGAACTTGCCTCTGGAAAGTACTGTCAGTTATGACCCAATGGACTTTGTATATTCGCCGAAAAGCTTTAAAAACTTCAGGCATTACTTGGAAAGTCCTCTTGGAATTACCTATGTATGTACTAAAGTGTGCCATCTGAGGTGTAAATACTGCTACGCAAATTCTGTACACATCTCAGACAGTATGAATAGTTCAATTGATAGTCCTCTATCTTTAGAAATCCTTGAGAAAATAGTTAGGGATTTCAAGGAGAATGGGATTAAATTTGCCCTGTTCTCTGGCGGTGAGCCTTTGTTGTTAAAGGATATTCATAAGAGAGTAGAACTGTTTACGAGAAATGATATTCGCGTTTTTATCTCAACTAAATACCCTGTAAGCAGGAAAAAGAGTGAACAGCTCAAGAAAGCGGGGATAAAGGAGATACAAGTTAGCTTGGACTCGTTTATTCCGGATATTGAAGATGAATTAGTCGGTGTGCCTGGGATGTTTTATAAACTAATTAGATCCATAGAGAACCTAATTGAAGCGGGAATAGAGGTATGGGTCAACACGGTGTTGACATCAAAGAATATTTACGAGTTCCCAAAATTTGTCAGGTTTCTGAATAAACTGGGAGTCAAACGGGTTACTCCCTCATTATACACGGTTCCTATAGGGTGGGCTTCCAGATATGCTTCGGAGTTGTTGCCCTCCTCAGAGCAGCTGTCCTGGCTATCCCGTGAGCTTAAACAAATTAATCCCACTCGAGAGGAGTCCATAAACGTAGATTATTTTACTCAGTCTAATGGTATCTCTCTTGATAAGCAGGTTCAGACTATGAGTTCATTCCAGAGGCAGCTCTGTGGTGGGGGACGGGTGGGGCTGGTAATGTTGCCCGACGGTAGAGTGACTGTGTGTGAGAGGTTAGCCAATTTGGACTGGCTGATTGTGGGAGATTTAAAAAAAGAAAGTGTGCGTGATGTCTGGGAGTCAGAGAGAGTAAGGTGGTTTAGGAACCTGCCTCGGGAACTATATCGGGGCACTCCCTGCTATTCATGCCAGTATTTTGAAACAATATGCCAGCCTCGGGGGATATGCCTGTTGTCAAGTTATGCCTTAAATGGCAGATTTTTTGGTCCGGATTCAATGTGTCCATTTGTCCGGAGGGGGAGGAAGAATGAAAGTAAAGGTTGATAACTTAGTCAAGGTTTATGGTGATGTTATCGCTCTAAAGAACGTTACTTTAAGCTTTAAAGCTGGAAATATTTATGTGTTGCTTGGTCCAAACGGAGCAGGTAAGACTACACTCGTTAAAATAATTTCCGGTCTTATACCTCCAACCTCTGGTGATGTTTATGTCAATGGTTTAAGTGTTACTGAAAACCCCAGTTCGGCCAGGAACATGCTTCGCTTTGTACCCCAGGAGCCTGCCCTTGACTGGTTGCTCTCTGTGTACGACAATCTATATTACTATGCATGGCTTCTAGGTTTGCCTAAAGCGGAAAGGAAAAGGGCTGTTGAGAGGGTACTAAAAAAATTTAATTTAAGTGATTATTCAAACTTTGCTATCAACCAGCTCTCCGGGGGCCTTCAAAGGCGGGTTCAGATTGCTAGAGCGTTCCTAGATGAAACTAGGCCTCTTCTTATACTTGATGAGCCTACTATTGGAGTTGACCCTGTGGGCAAACTTCAGATTTGGGAACTCATAAAAGATGAGACCTCTTCTGGGGATATCCTCACTATAGTATGTACAAATGACTTGAGTGAGGCTGAGTTTTTGGGGGATATAATTGTTTTGTTGAACAAGAAAGTTATTAGAGTTCTTAAAAAAGAGGATATTGCCCTTGAAGACTCTGTTGAGATTGTTACCTCCTCAGAGTCCATAATCGTTAACAGGAGGGAACTCAACAAAACCCTTCTTTCCCTCATTTATGATGGGATTGAGATAAGGTCAGTATCACCAAAGAGACCCTCTCTGATGGATGTGTTTAGAGAGTATTTTGGAGGTGGTTCCGAATGATGAACTTGAGGATCCTACCTCTTGTGTGGAGAGAGCTTAAGGTTAACACCACGACTCATTTTGTTGTAGGCAAGATTATAGTTCCCACTGCATATCTGTTACTTTTTTCTCTTGGGTTTAGTTATGCATTTAATGGATTCTATTTAAATGGTGAACATGTGCCGTATACATCCTTTTTCTTGCCAGGACTGATTGCGCTCCAAGTTTTCCTGAACTACAGCTATGCCTTGAGCATGGTGAGATGGGATAGAATAACCAACTTAATCACAATAATAAAGATTGCGGGAGTTGGGATGGGAGAATACCTGCTGTCCAAGGTGTTTTCAACGGTTTTATATTCGATGTTGCAGGGAGTGTACCTGATTCTACTCGGGGCAGTGTTTTTTGGACGTTTTCCCACTTTCCAGGGTTTTGTGTACATGCTTGTGGGAATATTTGTAGGTTGTGTTTTCTGGGTTGCTCTTGGAGTGGTGCTTGGGATAGTCATAACAAATGATGTTAAAAGGGACATCATTACGACCTTGGTGGGTTTGCCAGCGTCTTTTGCCAGTTCTGTATTCTATCCCTTGAATATGATACACTCGAGTATTTTCAAAGCTATTGTTTTGCTGAATCCCTTGACGTATTTGGCTCAGTTCCTAAGGAACGCATATCTGTTTGGAACATTTGATACCACATCCTTTTTAATATTGCTTGTTGCCTCCGGGTTGTTATCTCTCCTAAGTTATTACACAGCCAGAAATGTGTAGTTTAACCTGGAGTGTCACTCCTTGTAAATTTTATCATGAAGAATAAAATGGGAATTCCTCAGCTTATGACGCACTTGCTCCAGCCGCAACGCGGGCAGGTTGCGCAGCCGCTCTCCATTCTGAGCTCCACCAGTTCGCCGTCCTTCTCGTAGCAGACGGGACAGTAGGCAACTCCGAGGAGCTCCTTTATTTTTTCCTCTGGAATCTCCGGCCTCTCGGCGTGGTGCGGGTGCTCGTGGGCGGGCTTGATGGCGGAGACGTGGGATACTGAGAAAGTCAGTCCACCCGCCTGGGTACTCTTCTCCTTTCCGTTCGTCCCGTTCAGGATGGCCTCGACGTTGATGAACCTTGAAAGCCACGGTTCGGCCTCGACTATCGCCCTCAGCTTCTCGACGGCGTAGTCGCTCGGCTTCGCGGGAACCCTCTTCTTCTTTTCACCCTCGACGCTGTAGACCTGAACTGACAGCGAGCCGTCGCGGTAGACGGTAACTCCTTTACATCCGAGCTTGTAGGCGAGCAGGTAGGCGGCCTTCACATCTTCAACGGTGGCGTCGTTCGGCATGTTTATCGTCTTGCTCGCTGAGTCGGTCAGCCAGAGCTGGATGTTCGCCTGGGCTAAGAGGTGGTCGAGCCAGTGGATGTCCATGGCCGTGACGAAGACCCTTTGCATGTCCTCCGGGATTTCCTCAAGGCCCTGTACAGAGCCATAGTTGTCGCTTATCTTCTTGAGTATCTCGTCGCTCCAAAGGCCGCGCTTCTTGAGCTCTGCTTCAAAAACCGGGTCGACGTAGTAGAACTCCCCAACGGTAACGCTCTTCTTATAAACGAGAGCGAATATCGGCTCGATTCCGCTTGATGTGTCGGCTATCATGCTGACGCTCCCAGTCGGCGGGCAGGTGGTCACCATTCCGTTCCTCACACCATAGCGCTTGATGTCCTCAACCAGCTCGTCCCAGGGCAGGTTCCATACCTCCCTGTGGTAGAAGCCCTCAACCGGCAGTTCTCCGTCCTTGTATTTCGTCTTCTCATAGAGCGGGAACGGGCCGCGCTCCTTGGCGGCTTCAACGCTCCTCTTGTAGGCGTAGAATGTCAGGTACTCTGTGGCCTTCCTCATGAAGTCAAAGCCCTCTTTGCTGTTGTAGGGAATGCCGAGCTTGAAGAGCGCGTCGGCAAGGCCCATCATGCCAACGCCGATTCTCCTTGTGAGCTTGGTGTTCCTGTCTATCTCCGGGAGCGGGAACTTGTTTACATCGATTGCGTTGTCGAGGTATTTGGCGACCTTCTGAATCACGTAGGCGTACTCGTCCCAGTCGAAGTACGGCTTGCCCTCGTCGTCGTACTTCACGAACTTTGCGAGATTTATGCTGGCTAAATTACAGGACTCGTACTCGTAGAGGGGTTCTTCTCCACAGTTGTGGCTCATGAAGCCGTTGCTTATGTACGAGTGGTATTCGGGAACGGTAAAGTCATAGACGATCTCCTCACCGAGGACTTCCACGCTCTCGACAGTAACGACTGGCTCGTCGATCTTCGTCTTTTTGAGGCTAAGCTTCTCCATCTTGTAGCCATTGAAGCCGATCTTCTCCGCAAAGAGCTTCCTGCTGTAGTTCGCTATGACGAGCTCGTAGTAGCCCTTCGCCCTGTAGGTTCTCTCCTCTCCGTCCTTGGTCGTGTATTTGAACTCGGTGGGATAGGGCCTCTCGTATATCTTGGAGAGTATTCCAAAGAGCAGAAGAAGATCTTGGACGTCTCTGAGGAGCTCCCTGTCCTTCGATGTAAGCCTTATCGCATTGTCGTTGTCAACGTAGCCGTCGGCACTGAACAGTCCCCTAAGAAACGCCGCTATCTCGCTTGGCTTGAGCCTGTAGACTATCTCTGGAACCCTCTTCTCATTGCTTCCAACGAGGCTCTCAAGCCACCTGTAGGCTTCCCCCCTTACGCCGAGCTTTATCTGGTTGCCGTAGCGGTGGGGTTCAGCCTTAATGTTGAAACGCTCCGCCAGTATCTCCCTAATCTTCCATGCGATCTCTTCCTCCTTCTCGGCGTTGAAGTAGAACCACGCCCTTTTGTCGTTAAGGTTGAGGTAGCCGTCCCCTATGAACCATCCGAGAACGAAGGCAAGGTCTTCCCCTATACTCTCGCTTCCAAAGTCCTCCTCGATTTCAAAGCGCGGAAGGAGTATCTTGTCTCCAGGCTTCAGCTCACCCACTTCTTTCCATCCCTCTGGAGTCATAAGCCTGTGATCAAGTGTTGCCGTTATCTCGTAGCCCTGCTTTGTCTTGACCTTTGCGACTTTCTTCTTCCCTACTTTCCAGACGTAGGCTGGGACGGTTATTGGATCTGCTATTGCGAGGGCTTTTCCGTGGACAGTCTCATATTTGACCTCTTCCTCACCGGGCAGAAGAACCTCAACTGAGTATGCGTAGGGCTCTCCTTCCTCGGCTATTCCATCTACTGCGACGGCCTCCTTCTTTCCTCTCTCCTTCGCGAGGCTGAAGAGTTCCTCTGCCCTGATGTAGCCCTCAGGAGTGAGAACCCTGGTATCTCCAACGACACACGGATTGGTGGCCCTTATCTTTTCGCCCTTTGCAGGCTCCAGAACGTTTCTTCTATTGATGACATCGAAGAAGACAACACCCGGGTCGGCCTTGGCCCAGGCCATATAGGCTAGCTCTTCAAACAGGTTCTTGGGGTCGATCTCCTTGACCCTCTCACCTGTGCGCGGGTTGATGAGCGGATAGCGCTTGCCCTCTTTGAGGGCCTCCCAGAAGTCCTCCCAGAGGCCGACGCTTATGTTGAAGTTGCTGAGGACGTTGGTTCCCGTGTTCTTCTCCTTTGCGTGGATGAACTTCTCTACATCCGGATGCCAGACTTCCAGGATGCCCATGTTGGCACCTCTCCTCACACCGCCCTGCTTTATAACGTCGCTGACGGCATCAATGAGGTGCATGAACGAGACTGGACCTGAGGCTGCTCCTGTCGTTGTTCCAACTAAATCTCCTTCAGGACGGAGCTTCGAGAAGTTGAGGCCAGTATTGTGGACGAAGACCATTCCGTTTTCTCCAGCAAGATAATTCTGGTATCTCTCAACGGTAAGGTCGTAGAAGGTCTTTGGCTCGTTCGTGACGTGGATCTCCTTAACAACCTCAAGCCCTTCGATGAGGTGGAGCATCCTTTTGACGTCCTCGCTCTTTGTAGTGTCGTAGAGTTTTCTCAGCATCTTCACTAGAACGGCCTTGGAAACGCGTCCTCTCCTGTGCCACTGGCCGAGGGATACCTTTTCGTTCTCTATTATAGCCAATGTCTGACTGCCGTTTGTCTTGAACTCAACGCCGTGCTTTGAGCTCCATGCCTTAAACTCTTCAAAGCTGAGCGTAAGACCGAATGATCCACCATTATGTTTGCTGAGAAGCTCCTCAAGTTTCCTTCTCTTTTCGGAGTTCTGAAGGTTCTTTCCTATGAGTTCGTAGAACCTGAGGAGCGATGAGTACTCCTC encodes the following:
- the cca gene encoding CCA tRNA nucleotidyltransferase, with translation MKLEAVISEVLQKIVPTEDERAFVRELMGELEEIAREKAEELGIDVKPYFVGSLAKDTYLAGDHDVDLFLAFPLDTPLEEVREKGLELGKEIGKTLGEYEIAYAEHPYVRAKYRGVKVDLVPCYDVRDWKDVRTAVDRSILHTKWVNENINGKNNEVRLLKRFLKGIAAYGSEIYVRGFSGYLSEILVIKYGSFAEVLEKADFILRQKVIDPAGWLKREPEIAMKTVKREVEEDKPLVVIDPVDPRRNVAANLSWEKYGRFYFKADEFLRRPSLEFFFPTGKTGGDYLAELRRKGTHLITLLFDVPEMVDDLLFPQLERSARGFEKALSREGFGVFGWNAGRYGAEKAFIMLEIDRIDRPRVKIHPGPEFFTERGRDFYRKNERVWLVGKRLYAEKRVKENIIDVIRELLEKNQVALGKNLRETIRAAEMLVDYVPRSLENEAYLFLSREKDGLKQ
- a CDS encoding ABC transporter ATP-binding protein produces the protein MKVKVDNLVKVYGDVIALKNVTLSFKAGNIYVLLGPNGAGKTTLVKIISGLIPPTSGDVYVNGLSVTENPSSARNMLRFVPQEPALDWLLSVYDNLYYYAWLLGLPKAERKRAVERVLKKFNLSDYSNFAINQLSGGLQRRVQIARAFLDETRPLLILDEPTIGVDPVGKLQIWELIKDETSSGDILTIVCTNDLSEAEFLGDIIVLLNKKVIRVLKKEDIALEDSVEIVTSSESIIVNRRELNKTLLSLIYDGIEIRSVSPKRPSLMDVFREYFGGGSE
- the thpR gene encoding RNA 2',3'-cyclic phosphodiesterase, which gives rise to MRAFIAIEVSDEVRDNLLKARGRIGNKAAKIKFVERENFHVTLKFLGEIDETTAEEVKRALAEIAKRHKKHRVRVKGIGVFPNPNYVRVIWAGIENDEGIRAIAEDVEKAMRRLGFKKEKDFVAHITIGRVKFVRDKLELAMALKDLANEDFGEFEVEAIELKKSTLTPKGPIYETVARFELKEPEERG
- a CDS encoding phosphoribosyltransferase yields the protein MDKVYLTWWQVDRAIFALADELRKNFMPDVIVGVARGGLIPAVRLSHILGDLEVKVIDVKFYKDIDERMEKPVINIPLHGSLEGKKVVIVDDVSDTGKTLEVVIEEVKKAGASEVKVACLSMKPWTKVVPDFYVFRTDKWIVFPWEEFPVVVRE
- a CDS encoding radical SAM/SPASM domain-containing protein; translation: MVGLIPIDVCLFFNLRGGIVMSIETLEKVYPVPRERLIMRRDSYGVVAMVYPFGGTLRILHPSEAVIIALCDGTRTIGDIIDIVSRIFNIDRTRSRNYVEHIFNTYNEYFQFSNLPLESTVSYDPMDFVYSPKSFKNFRHYLESPLGITYVCTKVCHLRCKYCYANSVHISDSMNSSIDSPLSLEILEKIVRDFKENGIKFALFSGGEPLLLKDIHKRVELFTRNDIRVFISTKYPVSRKKSEQLKKAGIKEIQVSLDSFIPDIEDELVGVPGMFYKLIRSIENLIEAGIEVWVNTVLTSKNIYEFPKFVRFLNKLGVKRVTPSLYTVPIGWASRYASELLPSSEQLSWLSRELKQINPTREESINVDYFTQSNGISLDKQVQTMSSFQRQLCGGGRVGLVMLPDGRVTVCERLANLDWLIVGDLKKESVRDVWESERVRWFRNLPRELYRGTPCYSCQYFETICQPRGICLLSSYALNGRFFGPDSMCPFVRRGRKNESKG
- a CDS encoding phosphoheptose isomerase family protein, with product MRREIRELLGEELANYLELLRAKLAFAEEMYGVKMNYLPLITEGEVVVLDKNDGEVKWLKDKSPLTIEDFRRLLPKIKENLESGFVEMLLAMNMSCINGPGE
- a CDS encoding polysaccharide deacetylase family protein, which codes for MMMKRSYHFHAYQPGDIVYVHDGSGWDPIKYSERLSPVSLKIRDIEVKGRNWTRAVIKAYEYAGEVLGSLPEKSVSVDFEPFTLYMILRYKPRIYSEIVELLGSHVEAVPTTPFHPIMPHLGRFDQEVLARVSFDFYTPFIGSSDVVGYWLPEAVITRETAEIIAKAAGREVVFLLDERQFVGLNIPQAKYSCNTYRAGEKTAYAFGRDHQLSDAFAFNTLDVEGLIRAVAEGRVDVFKEKEGIPYLVHLASDLEALLANPQQLDRFLGWMRGLDERGVEGVNAVEFVRRKKKGEYKKLEGECSEHFRINIKDYSSWSDYYDLSVDGRTGDMRWLGMRREDGKGINRLYKGKKVSQLWKYAFTKLFRELNRAVRFGVIDLIKKENPDATREEVQEFLVRYSRVFFREHYEYFEMETGIDYIMEPIDGVDPTLAMKLGRIYYLMLLANHSCPRFWENIDTRVTFGNVAVISKALIELMEVYMKEELGERANFLLLEYMKLLAFPQLYYDYDLYKLPGLEGWETTEEAWFESLKSEVPNSSYNVVTRAALYTGKEALPDEVKDALGILYDFEGAVADTGHIPGEAHGHWENREWCEHRG
- a CDS encoding ABC transporter permease yields the protein MMNLRILPLVWRELKVNTTTHFVVGKIIVPTAYLLLFSLGFSYAFNGFYLNGEHVPYTSFFLPGLIALQVFLNYSYALSMVRWDRITNLITIIKIAGVGMGEYLLSKVFSTVLYSMLQGVYLILLGAVFFGRFPTFQGFVYMLVGIFVGCVFWVALGVVLGIVITNDVKRDIITTLVGLPASFASSVFYPLNMIHSSIFKAIVLLNPLTYLAQFLRNAYLFGTFDTTSFLILLVASGLLSLLSYYTARNV